The following are encoded together in the Nitrospirae bacterium YQR-1 genome:
- a CDS encoding nitrous oxide reductase accessory protein NosL: MILLDFPGPKAQMIYTNNRNDFFCGTLDLFTFYLQPDSPKNIAAIYVNDMGKEDWNKPTGHWIDARSALLVYGGEVRGAMGDVLVPFSVESQANDYIKKYRGKLVGFNDVNMDMLRPFMSGHHKK, encoded by the coding sequence ATGATACTTCTGGATTTCCCCGGCCCCAAGGCACAAATGATTTATACAAATAACCGCAATGATTTCTTTTGCGGCACGTTGGATTTATTTACATTTTATCTACAGCCGGACAGCCCCAAAAATATAGCTGCAATCTATGTTAATGACATGGGCAAAGAGGACTGGAATAAGCCCACAGGGCACTGGATTGATGCAAGGAGCGCTTTACTGGTATATGGGGGAGAGGTAAGGGGCGCTATGGGAGACGTGCTGGTGCCATTTTCTGTAGAATCACAGGCAAATGATTACATAAAGAAATACCGCGGTAAATTAGTTGGTTTTAATGACGTCAATATGGATATGTTACGCCCTTTTATGTCAGGGCATCATAAGAAATAG
- a CDS encoding cytochrome c yields MKGGVLKLLIAVVGLNVFFAYIGLYFLPQSESRPPKESKIEKGISQEDLIAVGEQIVFGKGQCMVCHPVKTEVGMRAPAISTIGAEMDKSAKERNMKFDSYVFEALVNPAEYIQKGFENMMPSIHKPPTSLTEGELIAVSAYLQSKGAKVDLSYPESVPVLQAEIDKEAKKGGK; encoded by the coding sequence ATGAAAGGCGGTGTGCTGAAGTTATTGATAGCAGTGGTAGGCCTCAATGTGTTTTTTGCCTATATAGGTTTATATTTTTTACCCCAGTCTGAGTCACGTCCTCCTAAGGAGTCAAAGATAGAGAAGGGTATCTCCCAGGAAGACCTGATAGCAGTGGGAGAACAGATAGTTTTTGGTAAAGGACAGTGCATGGTCTGCCATCCGGTAAAAACAGAGGTTGGAATGCGTGCCCCTGCAATATCCACAATAGGTGCTGAAATGGACAAGAGCGCCAAAGAAAGAAATATGAAATTTGACTCTTATGTGTTTGAGGCATTGGTTAACCCGGCTGAATATATTCAGAAGGGATTTGAAAACATGATGCCGTCAATCCATAAGCCTCCTACCTCGCTGACTGAGGGCGAGTTGATTGCAGTGTCTGCATATTTACAGAGCAAGGGAGCCAAGGTTGACCTGTCCTATCCTGAATCGGTCCCTGTGCTGCAAGCAGAAATTGACAAAGAAGCCAAAAAAGGAGGTAAATAA
- the guaA gene encoding glutamine-hydrolyzing GMP synthase: MFEDKILILDFGSQYTQLIARRIRERHVYSEIFPFNAPFYKVKNFNPKGIILSGGPASVFDKDAHLIGKEIFSLGVPVLGICYGMQLMAHLLGGAVEKSDKKEYGKTELTVTDDTDLLFGLSKTSTVWMSHGDIVVKPPNGFTTMGQTQNSLYAAIADRCRKFYALQFHPEVVHTEEGGTIINNFLHNICNCAATWEMSSFIEWATGEIKSTVGGNKVICALSGGVDSSVVALLIHKAIGEQLTCIFVDNGLLRKGERQKVADTFQKHYHINLITVEASDRFLTKLAGVTEPEKKRKIIGNEFIKVFEEEANKIKGVDFLAQGTLYPDVIESVSFKGPSATIKSHHNVGGLPDVMKLKLVEPLRELFKDEVRLIGLELGLPEEICYRQPFPGPGLAIRCIGEITANRLHILREADAIVLEEVKRAGLYKDTWQSFAVLLPIKTVGVMGDERTYEHVIAIRAVNSVDGMTADWAKFPYDVLSNISNRIINEVKGVNRVVYDITSKPPGTIEWE, from the coding sequence ATGTTTGAAGATAAAATCCTGATTTTGGATTTCGGTTCACAATACACACAGCTCATTGCGCGGCGCATACGAGAAAGACACGTTTATTCGGAGATATTTCCTTTTAATGCTCCATTTTATAAAGTAAAAAATTTTAATCCCAAAGGGATAATACTTTCCGGGGGGCCTGCAAGTGTGTTTGACAAAGACGCACATCTGATTGGCAAGGAAATCTTTTCACTTGGTGTGCCGGTTTTAGGCATATGTTACGGTATGCAGTTAATGGCACATCTGCTGGGCGGCGCCGTTGAGAAATCCGACAAAAAAGAATACGGCAAGACTGAGTTAACAGTTACCGACGACACGGACTTACTGTTTGGCCTGAGCAAAACCTCCACAGTGTGGATGAGCCACGGTGATATTGTCGTAAAGCCGCCCAACGGTTTTACAACGATGGGACAGACTCAAAATTCTTTATATGCTGCAATTGCTGACAGGTGCCGTAAATTCTACGCCCTTCAGTTTCACCCTGAGGTTGTACACACTGAGGAGGGCGGCACGATAATAAATAATTTTTTACATAACATATGCAACTGTGCCGCCACATGGGAGATGTCCTCATTTATAGAGTGGGCCACAGGGGAAATCAAAAGCACAGTCGGCGGTAACAAGGTAATTTGCGCTTTAAGCGGCGGTGTTGACTCATCCGTGGTTGCGCTTCTAATTCACAAAGCCATAGGGGAGCAACTGACCTGCATATTTGTTGACAACGGTCTTCTAAGAAAAGGTGAACGACAGAAGGTCGCAGATACTTTTCAAAAGCATTACCATATTAATCTGATAACGGTAGAGGCGTCTGATAGATTTTTGACCAAACTTGCCGGAGTAACCGAGCCGGAAAAGAAGAGAAAAATTATCGGCAATGAGTTCATCAAAGTGTTTGAGGAAGAGGCTAATAAGATAAAAGGTGTGGATTTTCTTGCACAGGGGACGCTCTATCCGGACGTTATAGAGAGCGTATCGTTTAAAGGGCCCTCTGCTACAATAAAGTCCCATCACAACGTGGGAGGACTCCCTGATGTGATGAAACTCAAGCTGGTTGAACCGCTTAGAGAGCTTTTTAAAGATGAGGTAAGGCTAATCGGGCTGGAGCTGGGGCTGCCTGAGGAGATATGCTATCGACAGCCTTTTCCAGGCCCCGGGCTTGCCATAAGGTGTATTGGTGAGATTACTGCAAACCGCCTGCATATTCTCAGAGAGGCGGATGCCATAGTGCTTGAGGAAGTAAAACGTGCCGGGCTTTATAAAGATACGTGGCAATCATTTGCCGTCCTTTTGCCGATAAAAACTGTGGGGGTTATGGGTGATGAGAGAACTTATGAGCATGTAATAGCCATAAGGGCGGTAAACAGTGTGGATGGGATGACGGCGGACTGGGCAAAGTTTCCTTACGATGTTTTATCCAACATATCCAACCGGATAATAAACGAGGTAAAGGGCGTAAACAGAGTCGTTTACGATATAACGAGTAAACCTCCGGGTACTATTGAGTGGGAGTAA
- the dnaX gene encoding DNA polymerase III subunit gamma/tau — MAYIVLARKWRPQSFDDLTGQETVAKILRNALAEKRVAHAYLFSGPRGVGKTTTARIFAKALNCERGPTPEPCLKCPQCLSVAGGSFLDVIEIDGASNTGVDDARDIREKVKYTPSSGKYKVYIIDEVHMLSVQAFNALLKTLEEPPPHAVFIMATTSPQKVIPTVLSRCQHLQFKRIPSEKIIERITHITTTEGFSITAEAANLLAKAADGSMRDALTLLDQIVSISPEITQSSVNTLLGLVNINVVKDVFESLFTGDRKAILQWVDYLYENGYDLKIFLRNLIDYTRDVLVSLYVNPQDNPHRKLCSEELVVVLLSELVKADGLLKTAFSTRIVLEMFLIKASFLSDLKPIAGLIEEFKSMSAKGADNAPPAGQTQPDTLKREKLNHEDKKTVEIEKTESKVPQMEDIVESVENKTETASALSVEPAGDIPAKPETVVSLWEKLLDVISDENSPLWSRLKEAAAEVTEDKVTLSYGAGLDIHKQPILKHVTYIEGILEKLSGNKYKLIFKEGKKVDKPKPDLKQAALSDPRVKEAMDLFDATFVKVEPREKAGK; from the coding sequence TTGGCTTATATAGTTTTAGCAAGGAAATGGAGACCCCAATCGTTTGATGACTTAACAGGTCAGGAAACTGTAGCTAAGATACTCAGAAATGCACTGGCCGAAAAAAGGGTTGCTCATGCTTACCTCTTTTCCGGTCCAAGAGGTGTGGGGAAAACCACAACAGCGAGGATTTTTGCTAAAGCCCTCAACTGTGAACGTGGCCCTACCCCTGAGCCGTGCCTTAAATGCCCACAGTGCCTCTCTGTTGCAGGGGGCTCATTTCTCGATGTTATCGAAATAGACGGTGCTTCCAACACCGGTGTTGATGACGCCCGGGATATCAGGGAAAAAGTAAAATACACTCCCTCATCCGGCAAATACAAGGTTTACATAATTGATGAGGTGCATATGCTTTCGGTACAGGCTTTTAATGCACTTCTTAAAACTCTTGAGGAACCTCCCCCTCATGCCGTCTTTATTATGGCAACCACATCTCCGCAAAAGGTCATACCCACTGTGCTGTCCCGTTGTCAGCATTTACAGTTCAAACGAATACCGTCTGAGAAAATCATAGAGAGAATTACACATATTACTACAACAGAAGGCTTCAGCATTACAGCAGAGGCGGCAAATTTATTGGCAAAGGCCGCTGACGGCAGCATGAGAGATGCACTGACGCTGCTTGACCAGATTGTTTCCATCTCCCCGGAAATTACACAATCCAGCGTGAACACTCTCCTTGGGCTCGTTAACATTAATGTTGTAAAAGATGTTTTTGAAAGTCTGTTTACAGGAGATAGAAAGGCAATCCTTCAGTGGGTTGATTATCTCTATGAAAATGGCTACGATTTAAAGATATTTCTCAGAAATCTTATTGATTACACAAGGGATGTGCTGGTCTCACTTTATGTAAATCCTCAGGATAACCCACACCGTAAGCTGTGTTCTGAGGAGCTGGTGGTTGTGCTTCTTAGTGAGCTTGTTAAGGCGGATGGATTATTAAAAACAGCATTTTCAACGCGCATAGTGCTTGAGATGTTTTTAATAAAGGCGAGTTTTTTGTCCGATCTCAAGCCCATTGCCGGATTGATTGAAGAGTTTAAATCTATGAGTGCAAAAGGTGCAGACAACGCACCCCCTGCAGGGCAAACACAACCAGATACACTGAAAAGGGAAAAACTAAATCACGAAGATAAAAAAACAGTTGAAATTGAGAAGACTGAAAGTAAAGTACCACAGATGGAAGATATAGTTGAAAGTGTGGAAAATAAAACAGAAACTGCATCGGCGCTAAGCGTGGAGCCGGCAGGGGATATACCGGCAAAGCCTGAGACTGTGGTAAGTTTGTGGGAAAAATTGCTTGATGTTATAAGTGATGAAAACTCTCCTCTGTGGTCAAGACTAAAAGAAGCGGCGGCGGAGGTGACTGAAGACAAGGTTACGTTGTCCTACGGGGCCGGCCTGGATATACATAAGCAGCCAATTTTAAAACATGTCACTTATATAGAGGGGATTTTAGAGAAATTGTCCGGCAATAAATATAAGTTAATATTTAAGGAAGGCAAAAAAGTGGATAAACCGAAACCGGACTTAAAGCAGGCTGCACTTTCAGACCCCAGAGTAAAAGAGGCGATGGATCTTTTTGACGCTACCTTTGTAAAAGTGGAGCCGAGGGAAAAGGCTGGAAAATAG
- a CDS encoding ferritin-like domain-containing protein gives MASAELKKLINAAIARELQVSIQYMFQHIMIKGKRAKFISTEFRVIAMQEMLHAEKIAERLTYLGDVPVTAPDPVDITGTEQEMLQKNIREEEYAIALYKKIIKQANDEGDSTTRLLFEQILAEEELHHHTFQTLAGE, from the coding sequence GTGGCAAGTGCAGAACTTAAAAAACTAATAAATGCAGCAATAGCAAGGGAGTTACAGGTAAGCATCCAGTACATGTTTCAGCATATAATGATAAAAGGTAAAAGGGCAAAATTTATAAGTACCGAGTTTCGGGTGATAGCTATGCAGGAGATGCTCCATGCAGAAAAAATCGCCGAGAGACTTACCTACCTTGGTGACGTGCCTGTAACCGCGCCTGACCCTGTGGATATTACCGGCACAGAGCAGGAAATGCTGCAGAAGAATATCAGGGAAGAGGAGTATGCTATTGCACTCTATAAAAAAATAATCAAACAGGCTAATGATGAGGGTGACTCAACTACGAGGCTGCTTTTTGAGCAGATTCTGGCTGAGGAAGAGCTCCACCATCACACTTTCCAGACCCTTGCAGGTGAATAG
- the guaB gene encoding IMP dehydrogenase, with translation MRVDDIRLGLTFDDVLLVPRKSSALPSEVNVETWLTKDIKMNIPIVSAAMDTVTESRLAIAIAREGGIGIIHKAMTPENQALEVNKVKKSESGMIVDPVTISPGSLVKDALILMEKYRISGVPVTENNKLIGILTNRDLRFETDTSKKVSQVMTGINLVTAKEGTNLDEAKELLHQHKIEKLPIVDKNFNLMGLITIKDIEKKKKYPNACKDKYGRLRVGAAVGIGKDAVARAELLCDNGIDVVVIDTAHGHSDAVINTLKELKKNFKIPVLAGNVATKEAAQELIEAGVDGIKVGVGPGSICTTRIVAGVGVPQITAIIETCEVAHKHGIPVIADGGIKYSGDVTKALASGASTVMIGNLFAGTEESPGETILFQGRSYKVYRGMGSLSAMADAQSARDRYFQGDIDDAGKLVPEGVEGRVPYRGPLSETVYQLVGGLRSGMGYCGCRTLEELRDNAHFVQITNAGLRESHVHDVIITKESPNYRTE, from the coding sequence ATGCGAGTTGATGATATACGTTTAGGTTTAACTTTTGATGATGTACTCTTAGTGCCGCGCAAGTCCAGCGCATTGCCGTCTGAGGTAAACGTTGAGACCTGGCTTACAAAAGACATTAAAATGAACATACCGATAGTGAGTGCAGCAATGGATACCGTTACGGAGTCACGCCTTGCTATAGCAATAGCACGCGAGGGCGGCATTGGAATAATACATAAAGCAATGACCCCTGAAAATCAAGCATTAGAGGTTAATAAGGTAAAAAAATCGGAAAGCGGTATGATTGTTGACCCCGTAACAATATCTCCCGGCTCACTGGTTAAAGACGCACTGATTCTTATGGAAAAGTACCGTATATCCGGTGTTCCGGTTACGGAAAACAACAAATTGATAGGAATTCTCACTAACAGGGATTTGCGGTTTGAAACTGATACATCAAAGAAAGTCAGTCAGGTTATGACCGGCATTAATCTTGTTACCGCCAAAGAAGGAACTAATTTAGATGAGGCAAAGGAACTCCTGCACCAGCATAAGATAGAGAAGCTTCCCATTGTTGATAAAAACTTTAACCTTATGGGGTTAATAACCATAAAAGATATCGAAAAGAAAAAGAAGTATCCCAATGCCTGTAAAGATAAGTACGGCAGACTACGGGTGGGAGCGGCGGTGGGAATAGGCAAAGACGCTGTTGCAAGGGCTGAACTGCTGTGTGACAACGGTATAGATGTGGTTGTGATAGACACTGCACATGGGCACTCGGACGCTGTAATAAACACTTTGAAAGAGTTAAAAAAGAATTTTAAGATACCGGTACTGGCCGGCAATGTTGCAACAAAAGAGGCGGCACAGGAGCTTATAGAGGCAGGGGTGGATGGCATTAAGGTAGGAGTCGGCCCGGGCTCTATCTGCACAACACGGATAGTTGCAGGGGTCGGTGTGCCCCAGATAACAGCTATTATTGAGACCTGTGAGGTAGCGCATAAGCATGGGATACCGGTTATAGCAGACGGTGGGATTAAGTACTCAGGTGATGTAACCAAAGCACTGGCATCGGGGGCAAGCACGGTTATGATAGGGAATCTATTTGCAGGTACTGAGGAGTCACCGGGTGAGACTATCTTGTTTCAGGGCAGAAGTTATAAGGTTTACAGGGGGATGGGGTCACTCTCGGCCATGGCTGATGCTCAGAGCGCCAGGGACAGATATTTTCAGGGCGACATAGACGACGCAGGAAAGCTTGTTCCCGAGGGCGTGGAAGGAAGAGTGCCTTACAGAGGGCCGCTGTCGGAAACTGTTTATCAACTGGTCGGAGGCCTTCGTTCAGGCATGGGGTACTGCGGTTGCCGCACACTTGAGGAGTTGAGAGACAATGCACACTTTGTTCAGATTACAAATGCCGGCCTCAGGGAAAGCCATGTCCATGACGTTATAATAACCAAAGAATCACCCAATTATAGAACCGAATAA
- a CDS encoding cytochrome c — protein sequence MLKIYPIIAAIGLLITVVSVFKKSPFFNFLGLLTLIYGLLKSAGLFMPPFPGQVITMYMAMSVFSLFIYFSIQEKTFEAFLEPMRAVLADDNKLILRILIVFIAIPVFAGYITYEKVKPNYEPPVSARIVHPEPVSSIEFRGKPITIIGLENPLRKDTANFEKNFEAGKKIYYQNCFYCHGDDLDGRGHLSQGYNPVPLPFRGTDTIAQLPESFVFWRVAKGWRGLPSGSGPWNSSMPSFEDFLTEDEIWQVIIFIYEATGNKPRS from the coding sequence ATGCTGAAAATTTATCCTATAATTGCTGCCATTGGGCTTTTAATAACGGTGGTTTCTGTTTTTAAGAAATCTCCATTTTTTAATTTCCTTGGTTTGCTTACACTTATCTATGGCCTCTTGAAAAGCGCAGGGCTTTTTATGCCGCCTTTTCCGGGACAGGTTATAACAATGTACATGGCAATGTCGGTGTTTTCACTGTTTATTTATTTCTCGATTCAAGAAAAGACCTTTGAGGCTTTTCTTGAGCCGATGAGGGCTGTTTTGGCCGATGACAATAAATTAATTCTGAGAATACTGATTGTGTTTATCGCTATCCCTGTATTTGCCGGGTATATCACTTATGAAAAGGTGAAACCCAACTATGAGCCTCCCGTATCTGCAAGGATAGTGCACCCGGAGCCGGTCTCCTCGATAGAGTTCAGGGGAAAACCCATTACCATTATCGGGCTTGAAAATCCGCTGAGAAAGGATACGGCCAATTTTGAAAAGAATTTTGAGGCAGGCAAGAAAATCTATTATCAGAACTGTTTTTATTGCCACGGTGACGATCTTGACGGCAGAGGACACCTTTCGCAGGGCTATAACCCGGTACCGCTTCCTTTCAGAGGGACTGACACTATAGCGCAGTTGCCTGAGTCCTTTGTGTTTTGGCGTGTAGCTAAGGGCTGGAGAGGATTACCTTCCGGCAGCGGCCCGTGGAATTCCTCGATGCCTTCTTTTGAGGATTTCCTTACGGAAGATGAAATCTGGCAGGTTATAATATTCATTTATGAAGCCACGGGCAATAAGCCGAGAAGTTAA
- a CDS encoding YbaB/EbfC family nucleoid-associated protein: protein MSKKMLGNIMREAQKLQEKMMKMQEEASQKTAEASAGGGMVTAVASGAGAIVSIAIDKEVVNPDDVEMLQDLVVAACNEALKRAHDLVQDDLSKVTGGLQLPGMPDISGLFGK, encoded by the coding sequence ATGTCCAAAAAAATGCTTGGCAATATAATGAGAGAAGCGCAGAAGCTTCAAGAAAAGATGATGAAAATGCAGGAGGAGGCAAGCCAGAAAACGGCTGAGGCAAGTGCCGGCGGGGGCATGGTAACAGCAGTGGCAAGTGGTGCAGGAGCGATAGTATCTATAGCGATTGACAAAGAGGTGGTAAACCCCGATGATGTGGAAATGCTTCAGGACTTAGTCGTAGCGGCTTGTAATGAGGCATTAAAGAGGGCACACGATCTCGTGCAGGATGACCTTTCAAAGGTAACGGGAGGACTTCAGTTACCGGGGATGCCGGATATTTCCGGTTTGTTTGGCAAGTAA
- the recR gene encoding recombination mediator RecR, which produces MSQGIIETLVNELTRLPSIGRKTAQRLAFFILSMPDDEAKSIAGAILAVKERARLCSVCFNIAEGLTCALCADTSRDSDKICVVEEPGSIAVIEKTGFFKGLYHVLHGNLSPIDGITPEKLKLNALTERVRTGTISEVILATNPNTKGEMTAQYIANLLRPFNISITRIAYGLPMGGDIEFADEVTMGKSFQGRTNL; this is translated from the coding sequence ATGTCACAGGGAATAATCGAAACACTTGTTAATGAGCTAACCAGACTGCCCTCAATAGGCAGAAAGACTGCGCAACGGCTGGCTTTTTTTATTCTATCTATGCCCGATGACGAGGCAAAATCAATAGCAGGAGCAATTTTAGCTGTTAAGGAAAGGGCACGCCTTTGTAGTGTTTGTTTTAATATCGCAGAGGGGTTGACGTGTGCGCTGTGTGCTGATACGTCAAGGGATAGTGATAAAATATGTGTAGTTGAGGAGCCCGGCAGTATTGCGGTTATAGAAAAAACAGGGTTTTTTAAGGGCCTCTATCATGTATTGCACGGCAACCTCTCGCCAATTGACGGTATAACCCCTGAGAAACTTAAATTAAACGCTCTCACAGAGAGGGTACGAACCGGTACGATTTCTGAGGTTATTCTTGCCACAAACCCAAACACAAAGGGTGAGATGACAGCCCAGTACATAGCCAATCTGCTCAGACCCTTTAATATATCCATAACGAGAATTGCGTACGGACTTCCCATGGGCGGCGACATAGAGTTTGCTGATGAGGTAACTATGGGAAAATCCTTTCAGGGAAGGACTAATCTCTGA
- a CDS encoding c-type cytochrome encodes MKRILLTILLTVVLCSAWYSPAGADDSQGKKLYNGWCAQCHGYDGDAKSYTDKFSVPKPRDFTMGTYKFRSTPSGDPPTDADITKVVRDGNPGTSMPPWDRFTDDEVKAIVAHVKTFAPDAFKDAGKPITIGTPPKASADLIAKGKELFNKAKCVECHGTAGRGNGEKGWQDNFKNDWGDSIMPADYTHPWELRNGSAVEDIYRTISVGLSGTPMTSYMDSLKDEDRWALAVFIKSLQQQRKLGVALKVKKAASIPAKADDPAWDSVEFMDLPMGGQLMFEPRDFTPLITNVRVRGLYTDKELAFMVEWSDKKPNNGSDGKPADSIWIQFPVKVTEAVEKPYFFMGDKKHPVFLWNWKASAAGDVVEQIAKGNENVEDLPKKDVTVITSYNDGLYRVVYKRALKTGGKDDFEVIPGKFVPFSIAAFDGQNGESGIKGAVSAWYYLMLEPSTPLKVYVLPPLVALFVLVGGVSLSRSLKSKK; translated from the coding sequence ATGAAGAGAATTCTTTTAACGATACTACTGACTGTGGTTTTATGCTCGGCGTGGTATTCACCTGCAGGGGCTGATGACAGTCAGGGCAAGAAACTTTATAATGGATGGTGCGCGCAGTGCCACGGTTATGATGGGGATGCAAAATCTTACACTGATAAATTTTCAGTGCCAAAGCCCAGAGATTTTACAATGGGTACTTATAAATTCAGATCAACTCCATCCGGGGATCCTCCGACTGATGCAGATATCACAAAAGTTGTAAGAGACGGCAACCCTGGTACTTCTATGCCGCCATGGGACAGATTTACAGACGATGAGGTAAAAGCCATTGTTGCTCACGTTAAGACATTTGCCCCTGATGCTTTTAAGGATGCCGGTAAGCCTATAACTATAGGGACACCTCCTAAGGCCAGCGCTGATTTGATAGCAAAGGGCAAAGAGCTGTTTAACAAAGCAAAGTGTGTTGAGTGCCACGGCACGGCAGGGCGCGGCAATGGAGAGAAGGGCTGGCAGGATAATTTCAAAAACGATTGGGGCGATTCGATAATGCCTGCCGACTACACCCATCCGTGGGAATTAAGAAACGGTTCAGCGGTGGAGGACATTTACAGAACAATATCGGTAGGACTAAGCGGCACGCCTATGACCTCCTATATGGATTCTCTTAAGGATGAGGACAGGTGGGCATTGGCCGTGTTTATAAAGTCTTTACAACAACAGAGAAAGCTGGGCGTGGCGTTAAAGGTCAAAAAAGCCGCCTCGATACCGGCAAAAGCAGATGACCCGGCATGGGACAGTGTTGAGTTTATGGACTTGCCGATGGGTGGGCAGCTTATGTTTGAGCCACGTGATTTTACTCCTCTTATCACAAATGTTCGCGTAAGAGGGCTCTATACTGACAAGGAGCTTGCCTTTATGGTGGAGTGGAGCGATAAAAAACCCAACAATGGCTCAGATGGTAAACCTGCTGATTCTATTTGGATACAGTTTCCGGTAAAGGTTACAGAGGCTGTGGAAAAACCCTATTTCTTTATGGGAGACAAAAAACATCCGGTGTTTTTATGGAACTGGAAAGCTTCCGCAGCTGGCGACGTTGTTGAGCAGATTGCTAAGGGAAATGAAAATGTTGAGGATTTACCAAAAAAGGATGTTACAGTTATTACAAGTTACAACGACGGCCTCTATAGGGTGGTCTATAAGAGAGCGTTGAAAACAGGTGGTAAAGATGACTTTGAGGTTATCCCCGGCAAGTTTGTACCGTTTTCTATAGCGGCCTTTGACGGCCAAAATGGGGAGAGCGGTATTAAGGGTGCAGTTTCAGCATGGTATTACCTTATGCTTGAACCTTCAACTCCTTTAAAGGTATATGTGCTTCCGCCGCTTGTTGCGCTTTTTGTTCTTGTTGGCGGTGTTTCGCTTAGCAGGAGTTTAAAGTCTAAAAAATAA